Proteins found in one Exiguobacterium sp. 9-2 genomic segment:
- a CDS encoding DUF445 family protein, whose protein sequence is MSDTLLLVLKLVGIVIIGALIGAITNHLAIRMLFRPLEPKYIGKFRVPFTPGLIPKRRNELAANLGRTVVKHLLTPEGIGKRLASPAVRGAVTRLVEQEVMKWTRSEETTEAWISRFIDEPKQRIQGKISYHLEQEFSRLMNKWREQSVRDLIGASGEQKIEEVMPRLVASVLHQAEAYFDGPEGRLQLEETVARFIQQRLGGGMFGMLLANVNVVDMIQPELKRVFQSESTSQFILALLRQEWQKGLDRPLSSYMTEETESRIRQTVKEQVMARLPIESMLATPLRVWLNPLESQLLERHVPVIIDHLFERTTNQIGQILQTLDLETIVREEVDLLDTAYLEEIVLSISKREFRAITWLGGLLGGLIGLIQAGLYLV, encoded by the coding sequence ATGTCAGACACTTTGTTACTCGTGTTGAAGCTTGTTGGAATCGTCATCATCGGTGCTCTTATCGGAGCGATCACGAACCATTTGGCGATCCGAATGTTGTTTCGACCACTTGAACCGAAATACATTGGAAAATTTCGCGTACCATTCACGCCTGGTCTGATTCCAAAACGACGGAATGAACTGGCAGCAAATCTCGGACGGACGGTCGTCAAGCATCTCTTGACGCCAGAAGGGATTGGGAAACGTCTCGCATCACCAGCTGTTCGTGGAGCCGTCACGCGTCTCGTCGAACAAGAAGTCATGAAATGGACACGCTCGGAAGAGACGACGGAAGCGTGGATTAGTCGATTCATCGACGAACCAAAACAACGGATCCAAGGGAAAATCAGTTATCACTTGGAGCAGGAGTTTTCGCGTCTGATGAATAAATGGCGGGAGCAATCCGTACGCGACTTGATCGGAGCAAGCGGAGAACAAAAAATTGAAGAAGTCATGCCGCGACTAGTCGCATCCGTATTACACCAAGCAGAAGCATACTTTGACGGACCAGAAGGACGTCTACAACTCGAGGAAACCGTTGCTCGTTTCATCCAACAGCGACTGGGTGGCGGGATGTTCGGGATGTTGCTCGCAAATGTCAACGTCGTCGATATGATTCAGCCGGAGCTGAAAAGGGTATTTCAATCAGAGTCGACGTCTCAGTTCATTCTTGCCTTATTACGTCAGGAATGGCAAAAGGGACTGGATCGCCCGCTTTCATCCTATATGACGGAAGAGACGGAGTCGCGGATTCGACAGACCGTCAAAGAACAAGTCATGGCACGTTTACCGATTGAGTCGATGCTTGCTACACCGCTACGCGTTTGGTTGAATCCACTCGAGTCACAATTACTCGAGCGACATGTCCCTGTCATCATCGATCATCTATTCGAACGGACGACGAATCAAATCGGGCAGATCCTTCAGACGCTCGATCTCGAAACAATCGTTCGAGAAGAAGTTGATTTGCTTGATACTGCGTATCTCGAGGAAATCGTCTTATCGATTTCCAAGCGGGAATTCCGTGCTATCACTTGGCTTGGAGGGTTATTAGGTGGTTTAATTGGATTGATACAGGCGGGACTTTATCTCGTCTAA
- a CDS encoding YlbF family regulator, which translates to MAETNLYDHAYTLERALRETSEYTTLKDLYTQVNADPESNELFASFRNIQLELQQKQMQGEEITPDDMASAQTKMLEVQNNPLISQLMQEEQRMHTMLTEVTQIIMKPLEELYAPMMEQQDDVQ; encoded by the coding sequence ATGGCAGAAACAAATTTATACGATCACGCGTACACGCTGGAGCGTGCATTACGCGAAACTTCGGAGTACACGACATTAAAAGATTTGTATACGCAAGTTAACGCAGATCCGGAATCAAACGAATTGTTCGCGTCGTTCCGTAACATCCAACTCGAATTACAACAAAAACAGATGCAAGGTGAAGAAATTACACCAGACGATATGGCGTCTGCACAAACAAAGATGCTTGAAGTACAAAACAATCCATTGATCAGTCAGCTGATGCAAGAAGAGCAACGGATGCATACGATGCTGACGGAAGTCACACAAATCATCATGAAGCCGTTAGAAGAACTCTACGCGCCGATGATGGAGCAACAAGACGACGTGCAATAA
- a CDS encoding YhzD family protein, translating into MQYTITVFSDRGETLLDDVFEAETDGQAREEGIRRLNESGYAHHAARVTRSGRLIHFERAYLPRIVPASS; encoded by the coding sequence ATGCAGTATACGATTACAGTATTTTCAGATCGTGGTGAAACGTTACTCGATGACGTCTTTGAAGCAGAGACGGATGGTCAGGCACGAGAAGAAGGGATTAGACGCTTGAATGAAAGCGGTTATGCCCATCATGCAGCTCGCGTTACACGTTCAGGTCGTCTCATTCATTTCGAGCGCGCTTACTTACCACGAATCGTTCCTGCGTCATCTTAA